One region of Halomonas huangheensis genomic DNA includes:
- a CDS encoding type VI secretion system Vgr family protein has protein sequence MKEFNLLDNILESFDVELTQDERLLQLQLGDSDLIPHRMVGEERLSRPFAYTLDCISQDGDIELKTLMAQPAELSIRQAGGNYRQLSGLVESAALLGEDGGVFYYQVTLVPWLAMLKLGRDSRIFQDRSVVDILEDVFEQHAIAQGRWRLDLRRDYPARSYCVQYRESDFNFVNRLMEQEGLFYYFEHGGNDDGEGQAGSIDGHRLVITDDVETCLAVSPRTIRFHRQDATETQDSITQWSGVRQQQPTRVSIGTFDYKQSGLEKHTSMETVRDQGNLPDLEVYDYPGEYYYLDHERGEHLTLNRLEALESQAKRFRGFGGARQLKVGQWFELSQHARHASGINDRGSEEERQFLVLGLNIHAENALPVSAHLRTLPGSLQPQLAAAREAHGLEDNSHRHEDYQQAGTGHYLVDFEAQRLSQPYRSSLDHPRPVIGGPQTATVVGPEGEEIHTDHLNRVKIQFHWDRLGQRDGNSSCWVRVSQPNASGRWGGVFVPRIDQEVIVDFLEGDADRPLITGRVYNGDQTPEWHSNGLLSGFKTKTYRGSKFNELVFDDATDQERVRLNSEHSKSQLNLGYLIDQQGNTRGAFRGSGFELRSDAYGAIRANEGLLLTSWGQLGANGEQLDMTPAWQQLLSAWQLSDSLSESATSHNAEPLDARANLKQASEDAQGRYGSSENRGSAESTSAFDGSSARTATQGGRGEAARLKAPWLHAASPAGIALSTPESTHLAQGDSLSVTSGRDINLATGKSLIATMSEKLSMFVQRAGIKLFAAQGKVEVQAQSDNMELTAEKDVKITSTEQKIRIEAAEEILLTSGGGYIRIKGGDIEVHAPGKIDVKGAQHLFAGPASTGSELSELPEGGCETQMKGADKQRSGAMPLGG, from the coding sequence ATGAAAGAATTCAACCTGCTGGATAACATCCTCGAGTCCTTCGATGTAGAGCTGACCCAGGACGAACGCCTGCTGCAACTGCAGCTGGGCGACAGTGACCTCATTCCTCATCGCATGGTGGGCGAGGAACGTCTCTCGAGACCCTTTGCCTACACCCTGGACTGCATCTCCCAGGACGGAGACATCGAGCTCAAGACGCTGATGGCTCAGCCCGCCGAATTGTCCATACGTCAGGCCGGTGGCAACTATCGCCAGCTTTCCGGGCTGGTCGAATCGGCTGCGCTTCTCGGAGAGGATGGCGGAGTCTTCTATTATCAGGTCACCCTGGTGCCGTGGCTGGCGATGCTCAAGCTGGGCCGCGATAGCCGCATTTTCCAGGATCGCAGCGTGGTCGATATCCTGGAAGACGTCTTCGAGCAGCACGCCATTGCCCAGGGGCGCTGGCGCCTGGATCTGCGTCGTGATTATCCGGCGCGCAGCTACTGCGTGCAGTATCGCGAGAGCGACTTCAACTTCGTCAATCGACTCATGGAACAGGAAGGCCTGTTCTATTACTTCGAGCATGGCGGCAATGACGATGGTGAAGGCCAGGCAGGGAGTATCGACGGCCACCGCCTGGTGATCACCGATGATGTCGAAACTTGCTTGGCGGTATCGCCTCGGACCATTCGTTTCCATCGCCAGGATGCCACCGAGACACAGGATTCCATCACCCAATGGAGCGGGGTGCGTCAGCAGCAGCCGACCCGCGTCAGTATCGGTACCTTTGATTACAAGCAGTCAGGACTGGAAAAGCACACCAGCATGGAGACGGTGCGTGATCAGGGCAACCTGCCGGATCTGGAAGTCTATGACTACCCCGGCGAGTACTATTACCTCGACCATGAGCGTGGCGAACACCTGACGCTTAATCGTCTCGAGGCGTTGGAGTCTCAGGCCAAGCGCTTCCGCGGTTTTGGTGGCGCTCGGCAGTTGAAGGTCGGCCAGTGGTTCGAACTCAGCCAGCATGCCCGTCATGCCTCGGGTATCAATGACAGGGGGTCCGAGGAGGAACGCCAGTTCCTGGTACTGGGGCTGAATATCCACGCCGAGAATGCGCTGCCGGTTTCCGCCCATCTGCGTACTTTGCCCGGCAGCCTCCAGCCTCAACTGGCCGCAGCACGCGAGGCGCATGGCCTCGAAGACAACAGCCATCGCCACGAGGACTATCAACAGGCCGGGACCGGGCATTACCTGGTCGATTTCGAGGCCCAGCGCCTCAGCCAGCCTTATCGCTCCTCCCTGGATCACCCGCGCCCGGTCATCGGCGGCCCGCAAACGGCCACCGTGGTTGGTCCCGAGGGCGAGGAAATCCACACCGATCACCTCAACCGGGTCAAGATCCAGTTTCACTGGGATCGCCTCGGCCAGCGTGACGGCAACTCGAGCTGTTGGGTACGCGTCTCCCAGCCCAATGCCAGTGGTCGCTGGGGTGGTGTGTTTGTACCGCGGATCGATCAGGAGGTCATCGTCGACTTCCTCGAAGGTGATGCCGACCGTCCACTGATTACCGGTCGCGTCTACAACGGCGACCAGACTCCCGAATGGCACAGCAATGGCCTGCTGTCGGGCTTCAAGACCAAGACCTATCGCGGCAGCAAGTTCAATGAACTGGTATTCGATGATGCCACTGATCAGGAGCGTGTGCGCCTCAATTCCGAGCACAGCAAAAGCCAGCTCAACCTCGGCTACCTGATTGATCAGCAGGGCAACACCCGTGGCGCATTCCGCGGCAGCGGCTTCGAACTGCGCTCCGATGCCTATGGCGCGATACGAGCCAACGAAGGCCTGTTGCTGACCAGTTGGGGCCAGCTTGGTGCCAACGGCGAACAGCTCGACATGACCCCGGCCTGGCAGCAACTCTTGAGCGCCTGGCAGCTCTCCGACAGCCTCAGCGAGAGTGCTACCAGCCACAATGCCGAGCCCCTCGACGCCCGCGCCAACCTCAAGCAGGCCAGCGAGGATGCCCAGGGACGCTATGGTTCTTCAGAAAACCGGGGCTCAGCGGAAAGCACCAGCGCATTCGACGGCAGTAGCGCACGCACCGCCACGCAAGGCGGGCGTGGCGAGGCGGCCAGACTCAAGGCACCCTGGTTACACGCCGCCTCACCAGCCGGCATTGCGCTGAGCACCCCCGAGTCCACTCACCTCGCACAGGGGGATTCACTGAGCGTAACCAGTGGCCGTGATATTAACCTCGCCACCGGCAAGAGCCTGATCGCCACCATGTCCGAGAAGCTGTCGATGTTCGTCCAGCGCGCCGGCATCAAGCTGTTCGCCGCCCAGGGCAAGGTCGAAGTTCAGGCGCAGAGCGACAACATGGAGCTGACCGCCGAGAAGGACGTCAAGATTACCTCCACGGAACAGAAGATCCGCATTGAAGCCGCCGAGGAAATCCTGCTGACCAGCGGCGGCGGTTATATCCGCATCAAGGGGGGTGATATTGAAGTTCACGCCCCGGGCAAGATCGACGTCAAAGGCGCCCAGCACCTGTTTGCCGGGCCCGCGAGTACGGGGAGTGAGTTGTCGGAGTTGCCGGAAGGCGGTTGTGAAACTCAGATGAAAGGCGCAGATAAGCAGCGTAGCGGTGCCATGCCGTTGGGAGGGTAA
- a CDS encoding Hcp family type VI secretion system effector, which translates to MAFDAYLKIDGIPGESLDANHTDWIELLSFEFGASQATSATASSAGGASAERVNLSEFAISKFIDKASPKLFEACCRGQHIKEVVLQVHRAGGDQVRYLEVRLEEVIVSSTGMEGMASFAQNGGGGSTDSVHDTRHDLPSEEIKFNYARIKVNYTQQKRQDGQGGGNIAGGWDRTRNRVYS; encoded by the coding sequence ATGGCATTTGATGCATATTTGAAAATCGACGGTATCCCCGGCGAAAGCCTGGATGCCAACCACACGGACTGGATTGAGCTGCTGAGCTTTGAGTTCGGTGCTAGCCAGGCAACCTCTGCGACTGCCAGCTCTGCGGGTGGTGCTTCCGCTGAGCGCGTCAACCTGAGCGAGTTTGCCATTTCCAAGTTCATCGACAAGGCATCTCCCAAGCTGTTCGAAGCTTGCTGCCGTGGTCAGCACATCAAGGAAGTCGTCCTGCAGGTGCATCGTGCAGGCGGCGACCAGGTGCGTTACCTCGAAGTGAGGCTGGAAGAAGTCATCGTGTCCTCCACTGGTATGGAAGGCATGGCCAGCTTCGCCCAGAACGGCGGCGGCGGTTCTACTGACTCGGTGCATGACACGCGTCACGATCTGCCTTCCGAGGAGATCAAGTTCAACTACGCGCGTATCAAGGTCAACTACACCCAGCAGAAGCGTCAGGATGGCCAGGGTGGCGGCAACATCGCGGGTGGTTGGGACCGCACTCGCAACCGCGTCTACTCCTGA
- the tssA gene encoding type VI secretion system protein TssA, translating into MVDEWDREALLAPIGEHGTGEDLSFSLLMDQIKEARRADPTYLSQGEWQSDLKKSDWNEVINLSSQALAEQSKDLMLAGWLCEGLSHRNHFTGMAYGIELVTELCQRFWEPLYPTLEDGDEERIGRLSWLDTSLAGMVGEIPLLEGQEYGLARYEESRQVENLARNDRDAMEGALADGKINAEIFQRSVVLTETDFLTERHTQIERCQQVLTELDEILTEHMGDQAPSFNELKEVLRECSQLIERVLNERGVDFGDASEAAEPQVVASQEAPVSTSKAAQASAVEAAPQAALRTTPQTREEAFEMLNGVAQFFKGSEPHSPVPYLVERAVRWGRMPLEDWLRDVIREDHIIDGIRETLGTQRRDGD; encoded by the coding sequence ATGGTCGACGAATGGGATCGTGAAGCCCTGCTCGCCCCAATTGGTGAGCATGGTACGGGAGAAGATCTGAGCTTTTCATTGCTCATGGATCAGATCAAGGAAGCGCGTCGCGCCGATCCAACCTACCTCAGCCAGGGGGAATGGCAGTCCGACCTCAAGAAGTCCGACTGGAACGAGGTCATCAACCTGTCCTCGCAGGCTCTGGCGGAGCAGAGCAAGGATCTGATGCTGGCCGGATGGCTGTGTGAAGGGCTATCGCACCGCAACCACTTCACCGGGATGGCTTACGGCATCGAGCTTGTCACAGAACTGTGCCAACGCTTCTGGGAACCACTCTATCCAACGCTCGAAGATGGTGATGAAGAGCGTATTGGGCGCCTTTCCTGGCTGGATACCTCTCTGGCGGGCATGGTCGGCGAAATTCCGCTATTGGAAGGGCAGGAGTACGGGCTGGCGCGCTATGAAGAGTCACGCCAGGTCGAGAACCTTGCACGCAATGATCGCGATGCCATGGAAGGGGCGCTGGCTGACGGCAAGATCAATGCCGAGATATTCCAACGCTCGGTGGTGCTGACGGAGACCGACTTCCTGACCGAGCGCCATACGCAAATCGAGCGCTGTCAGCAGGTGCTGACAGAGTTGGATGAAATCCTCACCGAGCACATGGGTGATCAGGCACCGAGCTTCAACGAGCTCAAGGAAGTATTGCGCGAGTGCAGCCAACTGATCGAACGCGTACTCAATGAGCGTGGAGTCGATTTCGGCGACGCAAGCGAGGCAGCCGAGCCTCAGGTTGTGGCGTCGCAGGAGGCTCCTGTGTCCACCAGCAAGGCGGCTCAGGCATCGGCCGTAGAGGCCGCTCCTCAAGCCGCCTTGCGCACCACACCGCAGACTCGTGAGGAAGCCTTCGAGATGCTCAATGGCGTGGCTCAGTTCTTCAAGGGCAGCGAGCCACACAGTCCGGTACCTTACCTGGTCGAGCGGGCCGTGCGTTGGGGCCGTATGCCTCTGGAAGACTGGCTGCGTGATGTGATTCGCGAGGACCACATCATCGATGGCATTCGCGAGACACTCGGCACGCAGCGCCGGGACGGAGACTAG